Proteins encoded in a region of the Amphiprion ocellaris isolate individual 3 ecotype Okinawa chromosome 21, ASM2253959v1, whole genome shotgun sequence genome:
- the LOC111563614 gene encoding small integral membrane protein 30-like, producing MAPKVELAAALFCLLFCSLVQPAEAYDFGDALALLLGTVLSVVGLCAFLGWYARRRNGQL from the coding sequence ATGGCTCCCAAAGTTGAACTTGCAGCGGCGCTCTtctgcctcctgttctgctcccTGGTCCAGCCGGCTGAGGCTTACGACTTCGGGGACGCGCTGGCCCTGCTGCTGGGAACCGTCCTCTCCGTGGTGGGTTTGTGCGCTTTCCTCGGCTGGTACGCGCGGAGGCGGAACGGGCAGCTGTGA
- the gpr85 gene encoding probable G protein-coupled receptor 85, with translation MIPPPSMANYSHAGDHTILQNVSPLATFLKLTSLGFIIGVGVVGNLLISILLVKDKSLHRAPYYFLLDLCASDILRSAICFPFVFTSVKNGSAWTYGTLTCKVIAFLGVLSCFHTAFMLFCVSVTRYLAIAHHRFYTKRLTFWTCLAVICMVWTLSVAMAFPPVLDVGTYSFIREEDQCTFQHRSFRANDSLGFMLLLALILLATQLVYLKLIFFVHDRRKMKPVQFVPAVSQNWTFHGPGASGQAAANWLAGFGRGPTPPTLLGIRQNSNAAGRRRLLVLDEFKTEKRISRMFYIMTFFFLALWGPYLVACYWRVFARGPVVPGGYLTAAVWMSFAQAGVNPFICIFSNRELRRCFSTTLLYCRKSRLPREPYCVI, from the coding sequence ATGATCCCTCCTCCATCTATGGCGAACTATAGCCATGCAGGGGACCACACCATCTTGCAGAATGTCTCTCCTCTCGCCACGTTCCTCAAACTGACCTCTCTGGGTTTCATCATCGGAGTCGGTGTGGTCGGAAACCTCCTGATCTCCATCCTGCTGGTCAAAGACAAGAGCCTGCATCGAGCGCCCTACTATTTCCTGCTGGACCTGTGCGCCTCCGATATCCTGCGCTCCGCCATCTGCTTCCCCTTTGTCTTCACCTCGGTCAAGAATGGATCTGCCTGGACCTACGGCACACTGACCTGCAAGGTGATCGCCTTCCTGGGTGTGCTCTCCTGTTTCCACACGGCGTTCATGCTCTTCTGCGTCAGCGTCACGCGCTACCTGGCCATCGCGCACCACCGTTTCTACACCAAGAGGCTGACTTTCTGGACGTGCTTGGCCGTCATCTGCATGGTGTGGACGCTGTCGGTGGCGATGGCGTTCCCGCCGGTGCTGGACGTAGGGACGTACTCTTTCATCCGGGAGGAGGACCAGTGCACCTTCCAGCACCGTTCCTTCAGGGCCAATGATTCGCTGGGCTTCATGCTCCTGCTGGCACTCATCCTCCTGGCCACACAGCTGGTTTACCTCAAGCTCATCTTCTTCGTCCACGACCGTCGAAAGATGAAGCCCGTCCAGTTCGTGCCTGCTGTCAGTCAGAACTGGACCTTCCACGGGCCAGGCGCCAGCGGGCAGGCGGCCGCCAACTGGCTGGCTGGATTTGGTCGAGGCCCCACCCCGCCTACTCTGCTGGGCATCCGGCAGAACAGCAACGCAGCGGGCCGCCGGCGTCTACTGGTTTTGGATGAGTTCAAAACAGAGAAGAGGATTAGTAGGATGTTCTACATCATGACGTTTTTCTTCCTGGCGCTGTGGGGGCCCTACCTGGTCGCCTGCTACTGGCGGGTTTTTGCGAGGGGCCCTGTGGTCCCTGGAGGCTACCtgacagcagccgtgtggatgAGCTTTGCCCAGGCTGGGGTCAACCCTTTCATCTGTATCTTCTCCAACAGGGAGCTTCGGCGCTGCTTCAGCACCACACTCCTCTACTGCAGAAAATCCAGGTTACCAAGGGAACCCTACTGCGTTATATGA